One Cytophagia bacterium CHB2 DNA window includes the following coding sequences:
- a CDS encoding tail-specific protease has protein sequence MKTNFSRFATKMFLSLLCSVLVFQVHVSRADDLLPERQHPVVSKVVARLFSYHHYRQMAIDDSVSSHLLDYYIEALDPNRSFFLSSDIASFKKYRYQFDEAVTSGQLLPAYDIYNTFIKRVDERIAYVLNPANQKFDFTLDEFYEPARDKAPWPKTVVELNEIWRKRLKNEALGLKLAGKNDEGVVSTITSRWTNFQKRVKQNTSEDVFQIFMNGFSETFDPHTNYMSPIASENFGIQMSLSLQGIGAQLVTEGEHTVVYRIIPGGPADRSRELWANDKIVGVGQGVDGKMVDVVGMRLDDVVQMIRGEKGTTVRLEIIPAEATAGGPPKKLTLVRDKIVLTDREAKSDTLEITHEGHTYRIGVVSLPTFYSDMAAQARDDKNYKSTTRDVRQKIEELKKAGIDGLIIDLRYNSGGALQEAVELTGLFIDNGPVVQVRNSDGSVKVLKDHDNDVAYDGPLAVLVNRRSASASEIFAAAIQDYDRGLVLGDQTFGKGTVQQLISLDRYIPTAEAKLGQVKLTTAKFYRIAGGTTQHKGVLPDIQFPSDPGDSEIGESAERNALPWDQIQPTGFTRWNLVSQFLPQLRTKSQQRTAKNPEFRFREEDLTRYQRERAKTAISLQESRRLKEREAAEEENLMIENKRRTTRGLPPLKKGEKAPTIENAPDPLLEESGHIVCDLLLLSKPQYRGKVVEQ, from the coding sequence ATGAAAACTAATTTTTCAAGGTTTGCAACCAAAATGTTTTTGAGTTTGCTTTGCAGTGTGCTTGTTTTTCAAGTGCATGTTTCCCGGGCGGACGATCTCTTGCCCGAGCGGCAACACCCGGTGGTGAGCAAAGTGGTGGCGCGCTTGTTCTCCTACCATCACTACCGCCAGATGGCGATCGATGATTCCGTGTCCTCCCATTTGCTGGACTACTATATCGAGGCGCTTGATCCCAATCGCAGCTTTTTTCTCAGCTCAGATATCGCGAGCTTCAAAAAGTACCGTTATCAATTCGACGAAGCCGTTACCTCCGGGCAATTGCTGCCGGCGTACGATATTTACAACACATTTATCAAGCGGGTCGATGAGCGCATTGCCTACGTTCTCAATCCTGCCAATCAAAAATTCGATTTCACCCTTGACGAATTTTATGAGCCGGCGCGCGACAAGGCGCCCTGGCCCAAAACCGTTGTGGAATTGAACGAGATTTGGCGCAAGCGCTTGAAGAATGAAGCGCTGGGCTTGAAGCTGGCGGGCAAGAATGACGAAGGCGTGGTCAGCACCATTACCAGCCGCTGGACAAATTTTCAAAAGCGCGTCAAACAAAACACGTCTGAAGACGTTTTTCAAATTTTCATGAACGGCTTTTCCGAAACGTTTGATCCGCACACGAATTATATGTCGCCGATCGCTTCGGAAAACTTCGGCATTCAAATGAGTTTGTCGCTGCAGGGCATTGGCGCGCAGTTGGTGACCGAGGGCGAGCACACCGTGGTGTATCGCATCATCCCAGGCGGCCCGGCCGATCGCAGCCGGGAGTTGTGGGCGAATGATAAAATCGTGGGCGTGGGGCAGGGCGTTGACGGCAAGATGGTTGACGTGGTCGGCATGCGGCTGGATGACGTCGTGCAAATGATTCGCGGCGAAAAAGGCACAACCGTACGCCTCGAAATCATTCCTGCCGAGGCCACCGCCGGCGGCCCTCCGAAAAAATTGACGCTGGTGCGCGACAAGATCGTGCTCACCGATCGCGAAGCCAAAAGTGACACGCTCGAAATCACACACGAAGGCCACACCTATCGCATCGGCGTGGTCAGCTTGCCGACCTTTTATTCCGATATGGCAGCGCAAGCGCGCGACGACAAGAATTATAAAAGCACGACGCGCGACGTGCGCCAGAAAATCGAAGAGCTGAAAAAAGCCGGGATTGACGGCTTGATCATCGATCTGCGCTACAACAGCGGCGGTGCGTTGCAAGAAGCGGTGGAGTTGACCGGATTGTTTATCGACAACGGCCCGGTGGTGCAAGTTCGCAACAGCGACGGTTCCGTGAAAGTGTTGAAAGATCACGATAATGACGTCGCGTATGACGGCCCGCTTGCCGTGTTGGTCAATCGCCGCAGCGCTTCGGCCTCGGAAATTTTTGCCGCCGCGATTCAGGATTATGATCGCGGCCTGGTCTTGGGCGATCAAACCTTCGGCAAAGGCACCGTGCAACAATTGATCAGCCTCGATCGCTACATCCCCACCGCGGAAGCCAAGCTCGGCCAGGTCAAACTGACCACGGCAAAGTTCTATCGCATTGCCGGCGGCACGACCCAGCACAAAGGCGTGTTGCCGGACATTCAGTTCCCCTCGGATCCCGGTGATTCCGAAATTGGTGAAAGCGCGGAACGCAATGCGCTGCCGTGGGATCAAATTCAACCGACCGGCTTCACGCGTTGGAATTTAGTTTCGCAGTTTTTGCCGCAGTTGCGCACGAAATCACAACAGCGCACCGCGAAAAATCCCGAATTTCGTTTCCGGGAGGAAGATCTCACACGGTATCAACGCGAGCGCGCTAAAACCGCGATCTCATTGCAAGAGAGCAGGCGTCTCAAAGAGCGTGAGGCTGCGGAAGAAGAAAATCTCATGATTGAAAACAAGCG
- a CDS encoding glutaredoxin family protein: MRDRLKHWLGRLANAQSGEGVVVEIYSKPDCCLCDEAKARLQELQRRHGFNLQEVDITSEPQLFAEYHTRIPLIWVNGQLACKYRVDEQAILRKMRTSV, encoded by the coding sequence ATGCGCGATCGCCTTAAACATTGGCTGGGCCGGCTGGCAAACGCTCAGAGCGGCGAGGGTGTGGTGGTTGAAATTTACAGCAAACCGGACTGTTGTCTTTGTGACGAAGCCAAAGCCCGGCTGCAAGAATTGCAGCGCCGCCATGGTTTCAATTTGCAGGAAGTCGATATCACCTCGGAGCCGCAATTGTTTGCGGAGTATCACACCCGCATTCCATTGATTTGGGTCAATGGTCAGCTCGCTTGCAAGTATCGCGTTGATGAGCAGGCCATTCTCCGAAAAATGCGGACAAGCGTTTGA
- a CDS encoding DUF255 domain-containing protein translates to MAQYLKTELSMKTDKSRNSRRCWAGLAIAAVVLTASLSPADEKNKKEAIQWLDFEKAVAAAKKERKMLVVDFYTDWCGWCKVMDRDTYGNAEVAKYAKAKLIMSKVNAESKAMTRFQDNELTYQQLAAGFGVRGYPATIFIGPDGEFITLVSGFVPADKFMPILEFLADGHYKTTKYEDFLAKRKS, encoded by the coding sequence ATGGCACAGTACTTGAAAACAGAGTTATCTATGAAAACTGACAAATCAAGAAACAGCCGGCGGTGTTGGGCCGGCCTGGCAATCGCAGCGGTTGTTTTGACGGCTTCTCTTAGCCCGGCGGATGAGAAAAATAAGAAAGAAGCGATTCAATGGTTGGATTTCGAGAAAGCCGTTGCGGCTGCCAAAAAAGAGCGCAAAATGCTCGTGGTCGATTTCTATACGGATTGGTGCGGCTGGTGTAAAGTGATGGATCGCGACACGTATGGCAACGCCGAGGTGGCCAAATACGCCAAAGCCAAATTGATTATGTCGAAAGTGAACGCCGAATCCAAGGCGATGACACGTTTTCAAGACAACGAGTTGACGTATCAGCAGCTCGCAGCCGGTTTCGGCGTGCGCGGCTATCCGGCGACGATTTTTATTGGGCCGGATGGCGAGTTTATCACGCTGGTTTCCGGGTTTGTGCCTGCGGATAAATTCATGCCGATTTTGGAATTTTTGGCAGACGGGCATTACAAGACGACGAAGTACGAAGATTTTCTCGCGAAGCGTAAAAGCTGA